In Isosphaera pallida ATCC 43644, the sequence TGATGACCGCGCGGTTGTCCAGCGCGTCGTTCAATCGTTCATGGCCCAACCACTTGAGAGTCACACGGTCTTGAAGACCACGTTGAACTAGCAGATCCCGAGCTCGTCGGATCGCTTCGTCTTGAATCTCAAAGCCAACGACCTGGCCGGTTGGTCCCACCAACTCGGCGAGAAACACGGTATCACGTCCCCATCCGACCGTGGCATCCACCGCAAGGTCGCCAGGTCTCAACACGGCGGCAATTCGACGTCGCGCCTCGTCAAGCGTCGGGACGAACCGAGGGTCGAAAGTTCCAGGATCGCTGCGGATTGGGGGCGGGTTCATCGGCGAACAATCCGTTTCATGAGCGTAAGGTTGCTTCATCACAGGAATTCAGACGTGGACGCCTTGGGTCGGGACCACCGGGTGGCCAGCTTCAAGACCAGTGAACGAGACGCATGGCCCAGGCCCGCCCCGGCGGTGTTGAGTAGCACGTCGTCGATGTCGGCCACCCGGGTTCCCAAACCCCATTGGCTCACCTCGATGATCATACTCAAAACGAACCCCACCATCAGGGTTCCCCACCAAGACGCCCACCGGGTTCCGCAAGCCAACAACGGCCAAAGCCAGCCCAACGGCACAAAGACCACCAAGTTCCCCCAAAGATTCACCACCGCCTGGAGCCCGCCGATTCTCCAAAAAAGGGTCATCATGTGACCAGGATTCAGATTGATTGGCCTAACCCCGCGGTTGCCGTGAGGGGTCAAGGTCAACTCGGCCAAGGCGAGAAGGTAGATCAAGGTGAGGAGGATGAGACTAAACCGAGTTGGAGACGAGGCCGCGTCGCATGACGGCGGGACGCGGGGGGACTCCCGATTCATCGGGCCTCCTTGGGTTGCAAATCGAGCGGCCTAGTTCACCCAACGAAACGAACAAGAGCCGAGGCGGTGCGAGGAATCGGCCAATCACCCTTCCGAAATCGGGCCATCCGATTGCGAACCAATCTCGGACCGGCTATTCTTGATTTGCTATCTTCGTCTTTCGATCCCAGCTCTCCATCCATTCCGATGTGCGAGTTTGGGTGTATAAGCTTGTTCGAGGCACTCGTGATGATCCCTTCCCGCGAGATCTCGGGCTCGCCGCAAACCATTCCAATGGTGGACTCCTGGTTGCCCGACTTCACCGTGGTTGCAGTCTGACCACGTCTCATCCGATCCTCGCATTCATCGCTTCGATTCTTTGAGAGACGCCGTCCATGATGATCAAGTTCGCCCGTCTCGCGCGTTCGTATTATACAGGACATCTTCGCCGTCGTCGCAACGATCTTCGCTTGGAGAGCTTGGAGACGCGGACCCTCCTCAGCTTGGCCGCCGCCGAGGTGAGCGTTGGTTCCCAGGTCGTTTCTCCCAAAGCGCCGACGCCCCTCCCGCCGCCGATGATCGACCTGGGCGAGACCTATCGCGCCGACGGCCGTGACATCGGTTTGACGCGGTTCGCCGATCGGTTGGCAGTCCATGTGCGACCGGACGTGGATGCCTCCGCGGTGTTCGAGACCCTGACAAGTCCTACCGGGCCGCTTTGGGGCTTTGAAGTCGTGGAAACCCTGGGACGGAGGGGAGCGATTTTGGCCACACCCGGTCAGCCGATGAGCCACCCCGACTTGCTGCGTGCGGCGACCTTGGCCAATCCTAATGTGGCGCGGGTCGAGCCAGTCCACCTCAACGTGGAAACCCAAACCTATCTGGTCGCCACCGACGAAGTCATTGTGGGACTGCGTCCCGGCGTGACGGCGGAGCAGTTCTTCGCCGGACGTCCCGAGTTCACCTCGTTCCGTCCTCTGGACGGCACCCCCGACCAGTTCATCGCCACCGTGGCGGAAGGGACCGGGTCGGCTGCGCTGGCGTTGGCCGACGCGCTTGAGAAGCTGGACCCACGCATCACCTATGCGACGGTCAACTTCTGGCAGGAAGTGGTGTTCCTCAGCGTCAACGACCCGCTGTTTCCCAGCCAGTGGCACCTGAACAACACCGGTCAAGGCGGCGGCACGCCAGGGGCCGACATCCGCGCGATCGACGCCTGGCAACTCTCGACCGGCCAGGGAATCATCATCGGCGTCCACGACTGGGGCATCGAGTGGGATCATCCCGACCTAATCGCCAACCTGGCTCCCTCCGCCGAGACCTTCGGCGTCAACAACGGCATCGACGAGGATGGCAACGGCTGGATCGACGACTACGCTGGGTGGGACTTCCAGGATGACGACAACGATACCCGCGGCACCCCCAACAACAGCGCCAACAGTCACGGCACCGCCGTGGCTGGGGTCGCGGTGGCTTCGGGCAACAACAACCTCGGGGTAGCCGGGGCCGCCTACGGGGCCACCCTGCGCAACGCGCGGATCGATAGCAGCAGCACGCTGGACGCCGTGGTGTCGGCGATCTACTACCTGACCGGACGCACCCGCGACGGTCTGGGAACCTGGCGGGGCAGCGACATTACTAACCACAGCTACGCCACCGGCAACAACACGGCCATCACCAACGCCTTCTCCTGGGGCGGAACCAACGGCCGGGGTGGCTTGGGCACGATCATGTTCGTAGCCGCCGGCAACAGCGGCACCGGGTCGCTTTCTTATCCGGCCAGCTTGGCCGGCACCGTGCCCGGCGTCATCGCGGTCGGGGCCAGTACCAATTTCAACACCCGCTCCAGCTACAGCCAGTTCGGCCCGGAACTCGACTTCCTCTCGCCTAGCAGTGGCGGTTCGTTGGGGATCACCACCACCGACCGGGTCGGCACTAACGGCTACAACACCAATACCTCCGCCAACGGCGGCGACTATCACGGCGGCTTTGGCGGCACCTCCAGCGCCTCGCCGCTGGCCGCGGCGGTCGGGGCGCTGGTGCTGGCCCGCGACCCGAACCTCACCTGGCAACAGGTGCGCGGCCTGATGCGTAACACCACCGAATACATTGGTCCCAGCTCGATCGAATACAACGCCGCCACCGGCTTCAACCTCCAATACGGCTACGGTCGAATTAACGCCGCCACCGCCGTGCGCGGCGTCGGCATCGCTGAGATTCAGCTGCTCGACGGGCGAAACAACGTGCCCAACACCACCGGCGTCGTCACCCTGCCCAACACCTTCGTCGGCGACTCGGCGACCCGAACCCTCCGCATCCGCAACCAGGGGACCCAAACGCTTACGTTGTCAAATCTGACGATCAGTTCGGGTGACTTCACGATCGAGTCGGGATTTTCGGCGACCAGTCTGCCCGCCGGAGGCGTCGCCTCGTTCGTGATTCGCTTCACTCCCACCGCCGCGGGCAACCGCACCGCCACGGTCTCCTTCATCAACAACGACACCGACGAGGGGAATTTCTCCTTCACCGTTCAGGGAGTCGGCCAAGTTCCCTCGTTGGTCGGCCAAGTCGTTGAGGATTGGGACGGCGACGGTCAACTCGACTCGTTCGACACCCCCCTCGCCAACGCCCAGGTGTACCTCGACGCCAACTCCAACGGCGTCTTCGACGTCACCACCACCAACTTGAGTTCGGGCAACGTCAACATCGCCATCCCTGACAACAACGCCACGGGAATCAGCTCCACCATCACGGTTTCGGGCGTCACTGGCCAGTTCATCGACCTCGACGTCACAATCAACATCACCCACCCCTTCGTCGGCGATTTGGTCGTTACCCTGACGGGTCCCAACAACGTTACCCGCACCTTGGTCAACCGTCGCGGTGGCAGCGGCGACAACTTCACCGGCACCATCTTCGACGACCAGGCGGCCACCGCCATCACGTCCGGCTCCGCTCCGTTCACCGGACGGTTCCGGCCCGAAGAGAGCCTTGACGTTTTCAACGGCATCAACCCCAACGGGACCTGGACCCTCAACGTCTCCGACCGCGCCGCTGCTGACCTCGGGACCTTGCTGAATTGGTCGTTGCATCTGCAATCCGGCGAAGTCTCGACCCTCACCAACGCCAATGGGGTGTATGTCTTCCCTAGCTTGCCCGATGGTAGCTACAACGTGGGTCAGGTGGTGCCCGCAGGGTGGAACGCGACGACGGGAACTCAATCTGTCACCGTCGCCGCGAACACCACCGCCACCGCCAACTTCGGACGGGCCCGGCAAAACGCCATCTACGGCCGCATGGTCAATGATCTCAACGGTAACGGGGCCGCCGATCCGAACGAGCCGGGACTAGGCAACTGGTTGACCTATCTCGACCTCAACGGCAACGGGATTTATGATCCCCCGGTCAGTCAAACGATTGGTTCGGGCAACGTCAACATCGCCATCCCTGACAACAACGCCACGGGAATCAGCTCCACCATCACGGTTTCGGGCGTCACTGGCCAGTTTATCGACCTCGACGTCACAATCAACATCACCCACCCCTTCGTCGGCGATTTGGTCGTTACCCTGACGGGTCCCAACAACGTCACCCGCACCTTGGTCAACCGTCGCGGTGGCAGCGGCGACAACTTCACCGGCACCATCTTCGACGACCAGGCGGCCACCGCCATCACGTCCGGCTCCGCTCCGTTCACCGGACGGTTCCGGCCCGAAGAGAGCCTTGACGTTTTCAACGGCATCAACCCCAACGGGACCTGGACCCTCAACGTCTCCGACCGCGCCGCTGCTGACCTCGGGACCTTGCTGAATTGGTCGTTGGATCTGCAATCCGGCGAAGTCTCGACCCTCACCAACGCCAATGGGTATTACCGCTTTGACAACTTGTCGGCCGGCAACCACAGTTGGCGTGGCGAGGACCGCGCCGGCTGGCGTCCCACCTTCCCCGGCGGAAATGATGGCTATGTCGTCAACCACACAGCCGGCCAGACCCACTTCAACCTGGATTTCGGACGCACGACCGACACCACCGCGCCCACGGCGAGCTTCGCTGCGGTCACGCCCAACCCCCGCTCCACCCCGGTCGCCTCGATCGACCTAACCTTCTCCGAAGCGGTCACCGGGGTTGATCTGAGCGACTTCGCGTTGACCCGCAACGGTTCGCCCGTTTCGTTGGTCGGAGCGACTCTCACCGGCTCGGGGGCGACTTACACCATTGGCAACCTCGCGGGTCTCACCGGGATCGACGGCACGTATGTGTTGACCTTGATCGCCAGTGGCTCGGGGATTGTCGATTTGGCTCAGAATCCCCTGGATGGCGACGCCTCGACCAGCTTCGTGGTGGACACCACCGCGCCCCTGCCGACCCTGCAAATCGTCACGCCCAACCCGCGTTTGGAAGGGGTGCGATCGTTCGAGATTAGCTTCGATGAGCCGGTGACCGGCTTCGGACTGGGCAACCTGACGCTCACCCGCGACGGCAACCCGATCGACCTGACCGGCGTGCCGCTGACCACCAACGACAACCAGACCTTCATCCTGGGTGACGGTCAGGCCGGCGGCCTGCTGGACGTGCTCACCACCCCATTCGGCGACTACGTTCTAACCCTCAACCGGGCTGGAATCGCCGACGCGCTGGGCA encodes:
- a CDS encoding class I SAM-dependent methyltransferase; amino-acid sequence: MNPPPIRSDPGTFDPRFVPTLDEARRRIAAVLRPGDLAVDATVGWGRDTVFLAELVGPTGQVVGFEIQDEAIRRARDLLVQRGLQDRVTLKWLGHERLNDALDNRAVIKAAMFNLGYLPGSDHTVTTRAESTLIALEAVWRRLDRSGLVTIVCYPGHPGGMEETHAVASWAADRASSGDAIAWSCAFLNSRRPPPRLVIVAPTPRPNGNASS
- a CDS encoding VanZ family protein; translated protein: MNRESPRVPPSCDAASSPTRFSLILLTLIYLLALAELTLTPHGNRGVRPINLNPGHMMTLFWRIGGLQAVVNLWGNLVVFVPLGWLWPLLACGTRWASWWGTLMVGFVLSMIIEVSQWGLGTRVADIDDVLLNTAGAGLGHASRSLVLKLATRWSRPKASTSEFL
- a CDS encoding S8 family serine peptidase, with translation MMIKFARLARSYYTGHLRRRRNDLRLESLETRTLLSLAAAEVSVGSQVVSPKAPTPLPPPMIDLGETYRADGRDIGLTRFADRLAVHVRPDVDASAVFETLTSPTGPLWGFEVVETLGRRGAILATPGQPMSHPDLLRAATLANPNVARVEPVHLNVETQTYLVATDEVIVGLRPGVTAEQFFAGRPEFTSFRPLDGTPDQFIATVAEGTGSAALALADALEKLDPRITYATVNFWQEVVFLSVNDPLFPSQWHLNNTGQGGGTPGADIRAIDAWQLSTGQGIIIGVHDWGIEWDHPDLIANLAPSAETFGVNNGIDEDGNGWIDDYAGWDFQDDDNDTRGTPNNSANSHGTAVAGVAVASGNNNLGVAGAAYGATLRNARIDSSSTLDAVVSAIYYLTGRTRDGLGTWRGSDITNHSYATGNNTAITNAFSWGGTNGRGGLGTIMFVAAGNSGTGSLSYPASLAGTVPGVIAVGASTNFNTRSSYSQFGPELDFLSPSSGGSLGITTTDRVGTNGYNTNTSANGGDYHGGFGGTSSASPLAAAVGALVLARDPNLTWQQVRGLMRNTTEYIGPSSIEYNAATGFNLQYGYGRINAATAVRGVGIAEIQLLDGRNNVPNTTGVVTLPNTFVGDSATRTLRIRNQGTQTLTLSNLTISSGDFTIESGFSATSLPAGGVASFVIRFTPTAAGNRTATVSFINNDTDEGNFSFTVQGVGQVPSLVGQVVEDWDGDGQLDSFDTPLANAQVYLDANSNGVFDVTTTNLSSGNVNIAIPDNNATGISSTITVSGVTGQFIDLDVTINITHPFVGDLVVTLTGPNNVTRTLVNRRGGSGDNFTGTIFDDQAATAITSGSAPFTGRFRPEESLDVFNGINPNGTWTLNVSDRAAADLGTLLNWSLHLQSGEVSTLTNANGVYVFPSLPDGSYNVGQVVPAGWNATTGTQSVTVAANTTATANFGRARQNAIYGRMVNDLNGNGAADPNEPGLGNWLTYLDLNGNGIYDPPVSQTIGSGNVNIAIPDNNATGISSTITVSGVTGQFIDLDVTINITHPFVGDLVVTLTGPNNVTRTLVNRRGGSGDNFTGTIFDDQAATAITSGSAPFTGRFRPEESLDVFNGINPNGTWTLNVSDRAAADLGTLLNWSLDLQSGEVSTLTNANGYYRFDNLSAGNHSWRGEDRAGWRPTFPGGNDGYVVNHTAGQTHFNLDFGRTTDTTAPTASFAAVTPNPRSTPVASIDLTFSEAVTGVDLSDFALTRNGSPVSLVGATLTGSGATYTIGNLAGLTGIDGTYVLTLIASGSGIVDLAQNPLDGDASTSFVVDTTAPLPTLQIVTPNPRLEGVRSFEISFDEPVTGFGLGNLTLTRDGNPIDLTGVPLTTNDNQTFILGDGQAGGLLDVLTTPFGDYVLTLNRAGIADALGNQTTGTQSRSWRTNAPISVIHAPTVNTFQNLNSGMVLVAEFSDPQAPGTYEATIDWGDGSSPQAGVVEVDGTTVRVMGQFTPTTAGVFTTTITLVETLTNRSQTAQGTLRVRPDVTSRVTQQRSAIVFNRQTGLYQQTIHITNLGPSPLNGPLRLMLSNLAVGVTLANANGTINGNPFVQLDLSGPLGVGQTVSLNLRFQIIGPRVPITYTTRLFAEV